Genomic segment of Arachis hypogaea cultivar Tifrunner chromosome 11, arahy.Tifrunner.gnm2.J5K5, whole genome shotgun sequence:
TGTTAACCTCATATATGTATGCACCACAACACTTATCAGTAACCCATGTGAAACAGTATCAAAGaatcaaaaacaatttttatTTCCAGCAACTAATGGTATTCTAACAGAAACAACTACTGCATGATCACATTGTTAAACAATGTCAACAATGATCAACTATACCATCAACAACTTAATAGATAAACTCATCACTATACTAACCTCGACCAGTGGCAGTGGCGAGCGATACGCTCACAGTACCTTCTTCTGCAATAATGCTGACTCGTTCAAACCCTAGCGTTGACAACGTCAACGGAGGCGGTCGGAGGACTACAGGTTGACGTGGTGGTGGCTTCCTTAGTAAAACCTAGGAGAAGAGAGGGAGTTCAGAGTAATTTTGTTTTGGTGGAGGGAAGGCAAAGAGATGCTTCAGTTTTGATAGACTCTTCCTCTCACAGAACGACGTCGTGCCCTATTCTAAAATGCAACGTTTTGTATCAATCTGGCTAGGGACCAATTCGTCTGAATGAAACACGTGAAACTTCACGGCTGACTCATAACAATCACACGACATATCACCTCCTTCCGTTAGTGGTTAACGGAGATGAGAAAAAAAGGATCAATTTGCCTTACGCCAAAAAACGTTGAGGATTAACGGAGTGATTAATTTTAGTTGAGGACTAAACGTCCACTTTGAAATTCCTTAGGGACCAATTTGGGTATATACTCTAAAAAAAACAAATAGTTAAATATCATACTAGAGTATAGAATTTGGCTAAAACGAATTATGTAaccattaaaaagaaaatattatccaTTGTCTTATGTGTTTGACGATTTTAAGAAGATCTGTTTAACAAGTCCTTTTTAATCAAAACTGATTGTAAATTTGTCCCTAGTATGctaaaaaataatgttaaaaaccTAATTTTCAGACAAATACTTGCCAGGTGACAGACCATATTATCATGTTTTGATTTTATTATTGAACATATTAAATGAGCAAGCACTAAATAAGCAGTGAAGATTATGATCAACCACTTGATCAACCAATAATTTTTCAACTAAATAATTAGCCATCAAACCTTTGACGATGTCACAAGTTGTTAAAAGTGAAAAATCATCTGCATCAACTAAAAGTTTATATGAAATACCTACAACTAACAGATATGCCTTATTACAACCATATGATATTTTTAAAACCAAACCACTATCCGAAGAGCATCCTTATCATGAAAAATCTATACCTATGAAAATAATGACCTTAGAAAAAGAATGGTTCAAAATAGACCGAAGAACCTTttataaaatagtatttttaaatacCTTCCATTGCCCACCAGTGAGTATCCAAAAAATTCGAACTTTCTATGAGTTTATTCTAATTGATATAGGATCAATTGAACTAACACACAATAAAGACCCAACTACAAAGACATAACATACTTTAAAATCAAAGTCATTAAAGTAATAACTCTGTCAGAATGGAAAAAATCTTCTTTTCACTACAAAAGTTTTACCAAAAAATTTGAGCCTCAAAATTATTCCTATTATGATTATATAGATGCATGGTGATTTATCCTGTACCTATCTCCAAACTCACAttcatggttcatatggttccgCAAGAAAATTTCTCTATAGTTTTCTAAGTGGTTAAAGGTATAGTTCTAAAAATTTGGACTGATAGAAGCCATTTTTCGAAGGAGGCTAGCTTGGcctacaaatattttaaaaacaagacCTCATTTTTAGACGGCTACAAACTGATTTTCTTTATACCCACTATAAAAATATGCTGGATAATAACATGGGAATATGACTCAACAGGATATAAAGACATTTCTAGTGTGCAATATTTAATTCGAAATGTAAAAATAAAATGGTGGAATAAATTTGATCTCAACCTAATTAGTAAAAGGGCCATTGATAACTGGATGATCATGTCTCAAAAAAGATCAGACCCCAAGCCATAATTCAGAGTTTGATAAATTATCATACGAAAAAGAAAGACTTATTTTTTAGCACACAAAAAACAGATAATGACTGCTGTTGCAGCGACTACCTCGaaagaagaaattcaaaattctttaaaaataataaaatcagtcccataagaagaagataaagaagttcAGTCTTATCCAAAACTGTACATATTAGATACTCAAAACCCATTTGAGAgcttaaaaaaaagagagagtattaaaaaaataacccACACGTTCAACCATAAAGAGAAAAGGTGTCAAAGAAGTTTCAAAATCAAGGAGACATCACATTCAGAAGACAACATTTTCTACTAACGGAATACCAGCAAAATTATAAGACTAATTACcagatttttaaaactaaaacagaattaaaaatagaagCTACCAAAATTAGAACAGAGTTCCTAAATCAACCCACAGAAAATTACAGTCTCTAAATCAATTCATGGAAGAGCAACTAAATTTGTAAAAATCAGAGATAAAATTGTAAAATAGCTATTGTAATAAAGAGGATAGTCCCCTTATAAAtaggaaagggagagagagagtatAAAGCCATTCACTTTTACACACACAATCTCTCATACTTTATAATATCTAAAACTTTTATCGCAGTCTTTATATTTTCAGCAAGTATCTTTTGTATTTTTTCAAACTTCTATATTACAATATAAGTCTGTATTTTGTTCATATTGggaatattattaaataataattatcatCATTAGTTCAATAGATATTATTCTGTTCTTAATATTGCTCTTGcttaatttaattatcttattaatttaaatttttactttattaataagttgcatatatatatatatatatatatattataatgaaATACACATATTAAAGAATATTAATAAAGATATCTTATTCTCTCTGTTATTAGTTTTGATGGTGTTTCTAAGATACATTGAATCTACATAAATTTTGACATTTAATATCCATGATAAGtaattattttcagatatattaaaatcattaaatttaaaataaaaaaattttgacataATGTAAATTTATTACCAATGTTTTCTCTTCCTTAAATTTAATCAAAACCTCATAttaataacgtgttgtaaaataaataaataaaaaaaataaatataaaaataaaatatttttattaatactcTTTAATATgtgtattttattataattaaaattttataataataataataataataataataataataataatatactcagTGTAACACAtatgtatatttttaaataaattataatatatgtattatattgaatatattattattaagagtgtaacataaaatttcaattatatatatatattaataaaaatattttatttttatttttttttgttttattttctttatttatttattttaccacaagaattaaagagacggggcagaaaaataagaaatggaagaaaatagatttaaaaaaaaagcaatCAGAGAAAAAGTATCATTGTTGACTTAGGGTTAAAAGTGAATTAAGTCAGTTCAAACTCGATTCATTAATAGTTTAATAAGTCGAACTCGTGAGTTGGTGAACCGAGTTTGAGTTTAaatttgagctcataaattaaatgagtagAGGTTGAGTTTGGATAAACTCAACTTATTAGCTCATAAGTTGACttgattatatataatattaaaagtatagattaaatgcatataaaatatgcgtattaataatttaatatatatatatatataatatacaattttatatatattaatattattaattatttaaaatatagtcattttttatatataattttaatgtaggatataaataaaaaatttataattaataaataaatcataaattcaattattaataaaatttgagTTAAATTGTGAGTCAAATTCAATTTTTATGAATTGAGCTTGAATTTAGTCTAACTCAATTCACGTCGACTCACGGTCACTACCAGTGGACTATTATCCTTTAAGATTTCTATTCTCTTATTCCTCATAAAAAAACGTGAGCGAGAGTTACAAATTTACAATATGGTAAAGTCGAGTAATGAGGTGATGcggtatttattattattcatgaAGCAAATAATGatattaagttttttaaaaaatattaaataactaatatttttattttaagagaaacTCTACATGGTCATCGGTCTTTAATAATTTTGACTAGTACTTGACaatcataaatattaatttattatttatatgtataaaatttaaaaaatataaatataaattatattaatttatatatacaaattttaataaatataaatataaattatatattttttatatacaaatacttaTAAATATAGATACAAATTATTGTTATCAAGTGGAGATTCAAAATTATGTGagcaaattttataaaatattagggGTGGAACTAGATGAAATATTAAAGAggtaaaaaatatttacataataaaataagactaaaataaaattttaaagaagagttaaactaaaatttacatataaaaaattaaaattatgggCATCGTCCTTCCTTGCCACTATGTGGCTCTGTCCTTgcaaaatatagatataaattgtattaatttatatgtataaactTTAATAAATAtgcatataaattatattaattgttATGTGCAAGTAATAACAAAAAACAATCAACTTGAATTGGTTGAATAGTCAACTTATTCGTACATATAATTATCCATTGGTAGCAATAAacccttaaataaaattttaatttacgaTAAATTAATCCTTAacctattaaattaaaaaatacggtaaataacacaaaaaataataaccaaaaacaaaaaattttaataatcctCTAGCGACTCTTATTTAAATTGAGTTAACACTTACTTTTAGTTGTCCATAGCATTCTTGAGTAGACTTGCTCATAACCTGTTACCGCATGTGGAAAGGGCGAAGGCACTAGGAAATGAACACTTGGTTGTGTGTGAATGACAGCATCAGCGTAAGCATACCGAAACATAAATATTCTCGCTCCCATTCCTATTCTTCTCCGCCAATCCCACTCCCTTCTTTTCTGCGCCTCAAATCCGTTTCTTCTCTTCCCAAACCGCATGCCTTAAACGTCTCTTTGACTCGCCACTCAACTCACTCACTCCAAATGGCCGATTCTTCCATCTCCGATACCAACTCCAGGttccttctttttcgttttcttaccTTTCCTCCCAAAATATCTTCATGCCATTATTGATCATAGGCATTTTTCATATCTTTGCATCTGAAACATTTAGCACTGGAAGTGAAAATCACTCATTCATGCGGATGTTTTCCCGATTGAGTGAAAAAGTTCTCGTGACTATGATTGCGAAATTGCGagatttcttatttgattttcgagttcttttctttcttttcttttttcttttctaaactGCTGTTCCTTAATCATTGTGAAACTGATTGGTGAATTGATGGTGGTTATAGCCATCCTCATCCAGAGTATGCAGAGATTGTTGTGGTGCGTCATGGTGAAACAGCATGGAATGCTGATGGAAGAATtcaggtattattattattaccctcTCTTCAGTTTTCAGCTTCAGCATACtcaatattttttgttcttttcaTGCATAGTTATGACAAAAGTACTGTTACTTCTTGTCATTCTACGATATACATTATTTGACCTATGTGTTTGCATTttcgaatattttttaaattctattgTTAATATACGTGAACAGGGACATCTAGATGTTGAATTAAACGAAGCTGGAAGACAGCAAGCAGCTGCAGTAAGTTTTGTTCTTTGCATTATCTCATTTTCATAAACAAACAGACTCAAGCtgcatatcatatttttttaattaatgactTTTGACTGTAATTTCTGTAAATTTCATATTGGAGGTGGCTGATAGACTATCCAGGGAGCCTAAGATCTCTTTTATATATTCTTCCGACTTGCAACGAGCTTATGAAACAGCACAGATTATTGCATCCAGATGTGGAGGGCTAGAGGTTTGATCTCAAAGTCAACATTATTCTTGTAGCATTTTGGAATGATTCAATTGTCCAAAGATAGTAACCTTATCATGATTTTCACCTTAACATGTTCTATGCTTGAAGTCATTGGACCTCTTTGTCTGAAAAGTCttgcaatttatttatttatattcttcaTTGCCACTGTCCTTTGGCTACACATTGATTATGCATGCTGATGAATTATTCTTATGATTTCGTAGTAATTATGATATACAGTGACAAGTTAATCTTTTCCTTCACATGGTGACAATAATGCCTTAACTCTTAAACCATAAGCATATTATATTACCCCTTTACTGTCATCATTGCTATCTTCATGATTGACATAAATTAGCAGAATCATTTCACAATTTGTTGGTTTATTTTGATTCCACTCTGATGATTTATTACATGTGATTGATCTAGCACCTATTCTTTGATTTCTGCCAGTCTAATGTTTGATTGAAATTCCAGGTTATCAAAGATTCTGACCTACGGGAAAGACACCTAGGGGATCTTCAAGGCCTTATTTATCGTGAAGCAGCAAAGACTCATCCCATAGCCCACAAAGCTTTTTCATCTAGGAATGAAGATCAAGAAATCCCAGTAAGTATACTTGAAAACAAGGAACAATAATAAAAGAGTGAGTATGGTCGAATTGCTTGAGTGGGTTTCAATTTAGCATACTGGTATTTCTGTTCATGAGAGATTAATTATAACTTCCATTTACAACAAGAATAGTGCAACATAAACCATTCCCCCATGACATTATTGTTTTGAGCCACTCTACTCTGTTAAATTTCTTACTATCATGTGTTCAAATATGGGTCTCCAGCTAAAGCATATAAATCATATGTATCAAACTAGTTATATATGTATTGGACTGGTTTAAGTATATGTAAGCAGATTATATATAATGAGAGGAGTAGTCATGACTTCTCAATCTGATATCTTCTTTTTCACAAAATGAGTATCAGTTTGTAGATGTTTGGTCCTCTCATGAAACACTGGATATAGTAATATGAAGGGTTCTTCAATTATCACATGTGTGCTCTATCTTGGTAGGTTCACACACTTTGAGTTCATTCATTAACTGTTTCAGCCATTTTGGCTCACATATTGAATTTGCCAAATGCCATAGCCATCATACATTGCTTATGCACTCAATCTTGCCTCATATTCATACTTCTGCCATTGATAGAAACCACAAATGGACACCAATAAAAGAAACTGTATGTATTATCACACCTTGAACATGAACATGTGTGGATCATTAACATAAAAAGTTTCAAACACGCCAATATCTGCTGTAAAGCTCCACCAAAACTCCTATAAATGCTATGTACTTGATGAGCACACACTCCCTCGTCAGCTAGTTATAGTCATCCTAAATTTCTTTAGCTTCAATGAAATTATCAGCTTCAATGAAATTTACCCGAACCCAAACAACATCTGCATACTTATTTACTTGCTGCAGCTTTGCCTTAATGTCTTTCTTCCAATCTTAAAGTTCAAACTACCTTTAGTACCTTGTAAAAGCTTTTCTCATTTTGCAAACAGCACTAGTTATAAATTTCATTCATTTGGAATTGAAATTCAGCATTCTTTGATCAGCTTTGCAAATTTCAGTTAAAGCCTCTCTTGCAGCTAAACTGCTTTAACAGggatattttctttcctttttgtcaTCTCTAGCATGGGAATGCTTACCTAAGAAGTTTTTAGATAATTGGTGCAAGAATAAATCCCCCAAAACTCAGCCCTCCTGGAAAGCCAGATCTAGATCATGGCCTGCAATAAGTTGTAGATAACAAACtaaccactcaaccaaaactagaATATTTGGTAAAAGAGGCAGTTATTTAGTTACATCAGAAAAATTTAAATGGTTGTGTTCAACATAGTATGCTGTATGCAACTTAGTGCAGCCAATGAGGTGCAGCTTTCGCTGCTAATAATGTCAAGCTGACCCTCAGTCAATTTGCACAGGCCACAACAATGACCAATACTGAGAGCAAGTTGTTTTTATGCAACTCCCAGCTAATCAAGCAATGTCTAGTAGAACAAGGTTGGTCATAATTATAAGATAAGCTTTTAGCACTCCTCCACCTTATTGTTTATAAAGAGCGCAAAAAATTTCCTTTACAAGCTAAACAAAAGGCCTCCGTGTTTCTGTTAAAATCCTTTCTCTGTTTCCACCAAGTCCTTTCCTTGATAGCTCAGGTTGCTTCTGAAAGCCGAGGACATAACCCAAAGAGTGCTGGGAAACTAAATTGGAGTACAAGCCAATGCCTAGTGAAATTTTAGTTACACTCCCATAACTGTATTGAGTGTGGCCTGTGAGTGCATAAAAGTCATCCCATTCatggaaaaattaataaaagtggGATGTTCAAATCATCATATACAAAACAAATGCAGCTGAAATAGAAATATAACAGTGGGATCATAAGAGATTTTGATACCTCCTCTAGCATCACTAGAAAACCTTCCAGCTGTAGGTTCAGTCCATTTTATACCACTCCTTGGTGTTGAAAGAGATTTTAAAATTGTCATTGTTCCATATAATACACACAAATTCAAATTGCAGTTGATGGCTTGATGGAATGGAAGCCTGTGATTTTCAAGGGCCAACTTTCTGTAGAAGTACACCATTGTGGGCTGTCTTATCCCCTTTCACAATATTGTCAACATGAAACGGAAGTGAACTGTTGCATAACTTGCTTTTCTAGCATAGCCCACAAACATGTTTTCCCAGTTGGCTGGAATTACTCAAGATTCCTGATAAACAATGATGAACTCGGTACAACCAATCAATACATTCCTTGGTACTAACATTTGGTGCTAGTTGTTTGTCCCTTCCTTGATCTTGCATGATAGTGGAATCAATAACGGTATTAGAGCAAAATTAAGTGAATgatctattttaaatttgtttatccTAATGGGCAATTGGACATAATTTGTTTAGAATGTTTTGCATATACATAGCATTGATGCATATACCATTTACAGGGTGGTGGAGAAAGTATTGCCCAGCTTTTCCAGCGCTGCACATCTGCATTGCaaagaattggaagaaagcatAAAGGTAGCCCACCAATGACAATCCTTGCATCGTGAAATATCATGGAAATTATGATTTACTGCTAAGCATGTGGTTGGTTATAGTTTAGGTGCTGATTTGTAAGATGCATGTGTGATTAGATATTAGGGAGTTTGTCATTTTCTTTCTCAAGTTTAAATTTCTCATTTCTCACTTAGTTTTTCCTTCAATTGCATTTTGGCACTTGCCATATTTGTtaacacattttaaaaaaaaaaaaagaaaatcataaaTGACTGGGTCCATTTTGGTAAGTTGATTGAATAATTTCAATAGTTATATGAAACACACTCCAGAACATGCAGATTACTCAAAATTGGAGGGGCACCATAAATCTTCCCTGGACAATATTGGCACTacatttttctttctatattatgTTAACATATATTGTATTGTATCCCTCCCTTAAGTCTCTACTTAGCAGCTAAATGATGATCATGATATCCTTACTAATTTGCAGGGGAGAGAGTAGTAGTTGTTACTCACGGAGGATTCATTCGATCACTTTACAGGTGGGCGTGCCCAAAGGGGGGGCCTGCTGGGAAGATACATAACACATCAGTGAATGTTTTTCACATGTACGGTGAGGACAAATGGACCTTAAAATTGTGGGGTGATGTTAGCCATCTTAGCCAAGATGAGTTTCTGGCATCAGGGTTTGGGGGTGACAGAACTTCAGGTTAGGCTGTAATACCAATCCTTGCTTGACCTTACCACTGATTATGGTTGCTTCTCTTCCAAATGTAATAATAAAGTGTTAGTTTTGAGCAAGAAGAGAAGGAAGGAATTTTAGGCTTGTTAATTTACACTTTTATAGCTTAGTAGCAACTAGAGATCACTCGGGTAGTTCATCAATCTCCAttgagttattattattgttattattgtaagCTTAATTTTTACATTGTGTAATTCCTTCATAAATTTGATTGATTGTGCACTTCCCAACTCCGTCGTATTATTTTGGAATGAGACACTTTTGAGTTCTAAATAGTAAACAGCGGATTGTTTCGGTTTTACACTTAGAAGCATGATTATTACCGTGCAAAAATTGATTCGCAAATGATCATCATGATAATTCTTGATAAGCGATAATGTGGCTGATAAAACTCAGAAATTCAATTACTAATCTAAGTAAATAATGGTCAAATGTCAAGAACTATGataagaaaatcaaaatataGCATTTAAATTAAGGGTAAACTATAAATGCAACAGAAAGATTTGTGCACTATCAAAAGATAGATGAGATctggtcaccaaaaaaaaaagatagacgAGATCTTTGTATTTTTAACATTCGTTGGTTTTGCGCTAAAtggatatattttataaaaaatttatttctacGTGTATGTCTGTAATctaaatatttctataaaattttgGATCGAATACACATATTATTTTATAGAGGAAATggtttttatttttgtcaaaataatattattttttgaaattctgtcatttttattttcttggatttattattatctatgatgcacggacacgggacacgacatGACACGGGACACGTCGACATacgaattttaaaatataaattaaaatttttaattattcttaatgtcttattttaattatatcaagtatttaaaatattttttgttttaataaataataatatattatatctaaatttattttaagaatatatgttaagaataagactgaacacgcggacacgtgattgtatttaggtgtgtccaggaGTGTccgaaaaagaattttttattttttattaagacacagttggacacagcagacacgcgtgtcggacgagtgtcagtgagtgtcgtgtccgaaatgtgtccgacatgCGGACACGATAACTCAGCGAAGTATCCGTGCTtcatagattattattattttttagttttccaACGACTAATCTGTCGGAATTTTGTTTAAAGATTTGTTGCCAGCTAATGAATTATTATATGTATTAAGTGGGATTCTAATTTCTAACACGAATTTGAGTGAGAATGAGTTGACCACTCAATTAGCTTAAATTAGTTAGCAGATATTATTATGAGTGTCTTAATCTTTCAGGTCCTTTTCTTTAGCTTACCCAATTATTAattgtttgttagtgattttgaGATGAACCTGAGTGGAAGGGCGGTGAGCTCGGTGGTGAGTCCAGGACAATTGGGCACATTGCAATAATGTATGGTGGATCAATAAAGTCATTCTAACATTCCATTCAATAGTGCTATGACCTATGTGGTTATGACTTCAATTTGTAGTATAGTCTTTCTCAAATTTCAGTTTCATCtaatttatttttggaatttgaaaaaaaaaaatctaataaatttAGAACACTTAAACaaactaataaatataaattaataaaatttttaaattatatttatcatttttaatgatCAAACTCAATTTAAGCTTATATGAAATTAATAAATACATCAATTACTTGAATAATCAAACTCTAAGCGCACATGCTTTTCAATTTCGGATAATATGTTGATTGATTGGTCAATTTTAGGAATTTAAAACGGAGTAGAATACAGACAAATAATAAACCTCGCTAATTATAAGCTTTCAGTTTTCTCTTTTTAATATGTCAGATATACGTTACTTCAGTTTTGTAACGTAGGAAATATGGTAGCGGAAGTGAGGAAGAGAACAAATGGTGGCTGCGATTGCGATTGTGTGAAGTGGGAAGAATAAAGATGCTTTAACTAActtaaaattttgtgtttgaaaaatgggttaatatttttagttaatattctatttttatattattagtagttataaaatttagagtttatgatttagaatttagtaTTTAAGATATAGAGCATTAGCTAAATATTGGTCAAAAATGATATTGATCATATAGGATTGTTCTTTAGCTTTAGATAAAGTAAAATACTAATTCCTTTTCTAGTATAATACTATTGAAGTGCTAATTCCTTTTCTAAATTAAGTCTTTATTACTCTTGAGTTTGTTTGGGAGAATCCCAACTCTGTTTGTATTAGCCCAATAGTTGAGCTATTTGCAATTCTATTTCTGATGAATAAAATTCTTTGtcttcagaaaaaaaaaagtataatactAATATCTAAATAGCTCATCTtaaatagatattaatttatatattcctTAATAATAACATTAATGGTTAAAATGCAGGTATTTCTATCTTCATCAATCCAAAAATTGTATACATGCAGGCTGCAGCAATCTGGCTCACTTGCTCTTTCTTGTAATATAATTAAACCCCTTTTTGTTAAAACCTTTGGTGGGTATCCTACATAGACAAATACTTCTTTTCTACTCTGATATAGTTTTAAGTTGTACTTTCTTTACCTTTCTTATGCCCGAATTCTAGAGATCTTTAGTATgtgaaaaaatttattaattaggtCTATTACTTGGTTAGAAGTAATTGGTTTTCTAATCTAACATTTTAAGGGTGATTTTATTAAAAGTGAT
This window contains:
- the LOC112720442 gene encoding phosphoglycerate mutase-like protein 4 isoform X2 translates to MNTWLCVNDSISVSIPKHKYSRSHSYSSPPIPLPSFLRLKSVSSLPKPHALNVSLTRHSTHSLQMADSSISDTNSSHPHPEYAEIVVVRHGETAWNADGRIQGHLDVELNEAGRQQAAAVADRLSREPKISFIYSSDLQRAYETAQIIASRCGGLEVIKDSDLRERHLGDLQGLIYREAAKTHPIAHKAFSSRNEDQEIPGGGESIAQLFQRCTSALQRIGRKHKGGRAQRGGLLGRYITHQ
- the LOC112720442 gene encoding phosphoglycerate mutase-like protein 4 isoform X1; this encodes MNTWLCVNDSISVSIPKHKYSRSHSYSSPPIPLPSFLRLKSVSSLPKPHALNVSLTRHSTHSLQMADSSISDTNSSHPHPEYAEIVVVRHGETAWNADGRIQGHLDVELNEAGRQQAAAVADRLSREPKISFIYSSDLQRAYETAQIIASRCGGLEVIKDSDLRERHLGDLQGLIYREAAKTHPIAHKAFSSRNEDQEIPGGGESIAQLFQRCTSALQRIGRKHKGERVVVVTHGGFIRSLYRWACPKGGPAGKIHNTSVNVFHMYGEDKWTLKLWGDVSHLSQDEFLASGFGGDRTSG